A stretch of Triticum aestivum cultivar Chinese Spring chromosome 1D, IWGSC CS RefSeq v2.1, whole genome shotgun sequence DNA encodes these proteins:
- the LOC123180810 gene encoding probable tRNA N6-adenosine threonylcarbamoyltransferase — MASSSSPASSRPPGPFALGLESSANKIGIGVVSISGQILSNPRHTYITPPGHGFLPRETAQHHLVHLLPLLRAALAEADASPADLACICYTMGPGMGGPLQVAAASARALSLVWGKPLVAVNHCVAHIEMGRAVTGAVDPVVLYVSGGNTQVIAYSEGRYRIFGETIDIAVGNCLDRFARILKLSNDPSPGYNIEQLAKKGEKFIDLPYVVKGMDVSFSGILSFIEAAAIEKLENNECTPADLCYSLQETLFAMLVEITERAMAHCDSKDVLIVGGVGCNERLQEMMRIMCSERGGRLFATDDRYCIDNGAMIAYTGLLAYAHGVTTPLEDSTFTQRFRTDEVHAIWREKEVPVLNNTDSDAAVEVSIDGTSGPTPIAVDS; from the exons atggcctcgtcgTCGTCTCCGGCGAGTAGCCGCCCGCCTGGCCCGTTTGCTCTAGGGTTGGAGTCCTCCGCGAACAAGATTGGCATCGGCGTCGTCTCCATCTCCGGGCAAATCCTCTCCAACCCGCGCCATACGTACATCACCCCTCCAGGCCACGGTTTCCTGCCCCGGGAGACCGCGCAGCACCACCTCGTCCACCTACTCCCTCTACTCCGAGCAGCACTCGCCGAGGCTGATGCCTCTCCTGCCGACCTCGCCTGCATTTGCTACACCATGGGCCCCGGCATGGGCGGGCCTCTCCAGGTCGCCGCCGCATCGGCCCGGGCTCTGTCGCTCGTATGGGGGAAACCGCTTGTCGCCGTCAATCACTGTGTCGCGCACATTGAAATGGGCCGCGCGGTCACCGGCGCCGTGGACCCCGTTGTGCTCTACGTCTCAGGTGGCAACACGCAGGTCATCGCGTATAGCGAAGGGAGGTACAGGATCTTCGGTGAGACCATTGATATTGCCGTGGGGAACTGCCTCGACCGCTTTGCGAGGATCCTCAAGCTCTCGAATGACCCCAGCCCTGGGTATAACATCGAGCAG CTTGCAAAGAAGGGAGAGAAGTTCATCGACCTCCCTTATGTTGTAAAGGGTATGGATGTGTCATTTAGTGGCATATTGAGCTTCATCGAAGCTGCAGCGATTGAAAAACTTGAAAATAACGAGTGCACACCAGCAGACCTGTGCTACTCATTGCAG GAAACACTCTTTGCTATGCTTGTTGAAATCACTGAACGTGCCATGGCACATTGTGATTCGAAGGATGTTCTTATTGTTGGTGGTGTTGGATGCAATGAACGTTTGCAAGAGATGATGAGGATTATGTGCTCAGAGAGAGGGGGTAGGCTGTTTGCAACTGATGATCGATATTGTATAGACAATGGTGCGATGATTGCATACACTGGTTTACTGGCATATGCACATGGTGTGACCACACCCCTGGAGGACTCGACATTTACTCAAAGGTTCCGAACTGATGAAGTTCATGCAATTTGGAGGGAGAAGGAGGTTCCGGTATTAAATAACACAGATTCTGATGCAGCGGTTGAAGTATCCATAGATGGAACCTCTGGGCCAACTCCAATTGCTGTAGATTCCTGA